In a genomic window of Anomalospiza imberbis isolate Cuckoo-Finch-1a 21T00152 chromosome 5, ASM3175350v1, whole genome shotgun sequence:
- the HSPA14 gene encoding heat shock 70 kDa protein 14, with product MAAIGVHLGATCACAAVYKDGRADVVANDAGDRVTPAVVAFSASEEVVGLAAKQSRIRNISNTVVKVKQILGRSSGDPQAKKYIAESKCSIIEKNGKLQYEIDNKLINPEDVAKLIFSKMKETAQSALGSDVNDVVVTVPFDFGENQKNALGEAAAAAGFNVMRLIHEPSAALLAYGIGQDSPTGKSNVLVYKLGGTSLSITVIEVNSGIYRVLATNTDDSIGGVCFTEALAQHLASEFQRSCKHDIRGNPRAMMKLMNSADIAKHSLSTLGSANCFVDSLYDGLDFDCNVSRARFELICSSLFSKCVEAIKKLLQQVGFTADDINKVVLCGGSARIPKLQQLIKDIFPTVELLNSIPPDEVIPIGAAIEAGILLGKENTLLEEEALIECSAKDILLKGVDESGADKFTVLFPSGTPLPARRQHTLHAPGNISSVCLELYESLGKSPMNEEEKFAQIVLQDLDKKEDGLHDILTVLTMKRDGSLHVTCTDQDTGKCEIITVEVAS from the exons ATGGCGGCCATCGGCGTCCACCTGGGCGCCACCTGTGCGTGCGCCGCCGTGTACAAG GATGGCCGCGCCGACGTGGTCGCCAACGACGCCGGGGACAGGGTGACTCCCGCGGTCGTGGCGTTCTCGGCGAGCGaggag GTTGTTGGCTTAGCTGCGAAGCAAAGTAGgataagaaatatttcaaacacTGTGGTGAAAGTAAAGCAGATCCTTGGGCGAAG CTCTGGTGACCCTCAGGCAAAGAAGTATATTGCAGAAAGCAAATGCTCT ATAATTGAGAAGAATGGGAAACTTCAGTATGAAATAGATAACAAACTTATTAACCCAGAAGATGTGGCAAAACTAATTTTCAGTAAAATGAAAG AGACTGCCCAGTCTGCATTGGGTTCAGATGTGAATGATGTTGTTGTCACAGTACCATTTGATTTTggagagaatcagaaaaatGCCCTTGG ggaagcagctgcagctgctgggttCAATGTTATGAGATTAATTCATGAACCATCTGCAGCTCTCCTTGCTTATGGAATTGGCCAAGATTCACCCACTGGGAAAAG CAACGTGCTGGTTTATAAACTGGGTGGAACATCACTTTCTATCACAGTCATAGAAGTAAACAGTGGAATATATCGTGTACTTGCTACAAACACAGATGACAGCATTGGTGGAGTTTGCTTCACAGAAGCTCTAGCACAACACTTAGCTTCTGAATTTCAGAG GTCGTGTAAACATGATATTAGAGGAAATCCCAGAGCCATGATGAAGTTAATGAACAGCGCTGATATTGCAAAACACTCTTTATCAACCCTGGGAAGTGCAAACTGTTTTGTAGATTCATTATATGATGGATTGGATTTTGATTGTAATGTGTCCAG ggCCAGGTTTGAACTTATCTGTTCTTCACTTTTTAGTAAATGTGTAGAAGCAATTAAAAAGCTCTTGCAGCAAGTTGGATTCACAGCAGATGATATTAATAAG GTAGTTCTTTGTGGTGGGTCTGCTCGAATCCCAAAGCTACAGCAGCtgatcaaagatattttccCAACTGTGGAATTACTGAATTCAATTCCTCCAGATGAAGTTATTCCCATTGGTGCAGCCATAGAGGCAGGAATTCTGCTAGGGAAAGAGAATACCTTATTAGAAGAAGAAGCACTCATTGAGTGCTCTGCCAAAGATATTCTTCTTAAG ggAGTAGATGAGTCAGGGGCTGACAAATTCACAGTGCTATTTCCATCAGGGACACCATTACCGGCTCGAAGGCAGCACACCCTGCACGCTCCTGGAAATATTTCCTCTGTGTGCCTAGAGCTGTACGAGTCATTGGGGAAGAGTCCCATGAATGAAGAAGAGAAATTTGCACAG attgtACTCCAGGATTTAGATAAAAAGGAAGACGGCCTACATGATATACTAACTGTTCTCACTATGAAAAG GGATGGGTCCTTGCACGTTACCTGCACGGATCAAGATACTGGAAAATGTGAAATTATCACTGTTGAAGTGGCATCATAG